The proteins below are encoded in one region of Oreochromis niloticus isolate F11D_XX linkage group LG6, O_niloticus_UMD_NMBU, whole genome shotgun sequence:
- the LOC109202539 gene encoding immunoglobulin superfamily member 10 isoform X1: MFFHFILLVASSVTFLWTHHVSSCDSSCTEFPVFTPSALVVKYGDPASVTCDVCQKDCSGDVFGLEHAVGKVTQNGTTMLWTVDRLTEWGISVMCYYNADAGDQCCSALDITIYQPPESVSISFVNHTGMMFENQLYTLQCSVQNVAPVQSLIVTFYRGNTALGHLQSNHSEEKKPVNETFTLNITPSREGDGAQYWCEAKLELGPAGPQRPPVVTSEKLPAIVHYGPELKEPPNPDVITITEGDTLHLNCSSVGNPSPSYTWTLPTNSPSYSGSVLTIKSVGFEHEGQYICTVSNTVGTVTKEFNIDVQVNSIPYIIAGTILGALVLVGLSVGCYCKHN; encoded by the exons atgtttttccattttattcttCTGGTTGCCTCCTCAGTAACTTTTCTGTGGACCCACCATGTGTCCAGCTGTG ATTCTAGCTGCACAGAGTTTCCTGTGTTCACTCCATCTGCACTGGTAGTGAAGTACGGTGACCCAGCCAGTGTTACATGTGATGTATGTCAGAAGGACTGCAGTGGAGATGTTTTTGGTTTGGAGCACGCTGTGGGAAAAGTTACACAAAATGGAACCACGATGTTGTGGACGGTCGACAGACTGACTGAATGGGGCATATCTGTCATGTGCTATTATAACGCTGATGCTGGTGATCAGTGCTGCAGCGCTCTGGATATAACCATCTATC AGCCTCCAGAAAGTGTCTCCATCAGCTTTGTAAACCACACTGGGATGATGTTTGAGAATCAGCTGTACACCCTGCAGTGTAGCGTACAGAACGTAGCTCCTGTTCAGAGCCTCATTGTGACCttctacagaggaaacacagcactggGTCACCTACAGTCCAACCACAGTGAAGAGAAGAAACCAGTGAATGAGACCTTCACTCTGAACATCACTCCCAGTAGAGAAGGTGATGGAGCCCAGTACTGGTGTGAAGCCAAGCTGGAGCTGGGACCAGCTGGACCACAGCGCCCTCCAGTGGTGAC ATCAGAAAAACTCCCTGCTATAGTTCACT ATGGGCCTGAGCTAAAGGAGCCACCAAATCCAGATGTGATCACAATCACAGAAGGAGACACTCTACACCTGAACTGCTCCTCTGTGGGAAACCCCAGCCCCTCATACACCTGGACACTTCCAACAAATAGTCCTTCCTACAGTGGCAGCGTTCTCACTATTAAATCTGTCGGCTTTGAGCATGAAGGACAGTATATCtgcactgtgagcaacacagtAGGGACTGTCACCAAGGAGTTTAACATTGATGTACAAG TCAACTCCATCCCATATATAATAGCTGGGACAATACTGGGAGCTCTGGTCCTTGTCGGACTGTCAGTGGGATGCTACTGCAAACACAACTGA
- the LOC109202539 gene encoding carcinoembryonic antigen-related cell adhesion molecule 20 isoform X2 — protein MARFSPLMFEIGPKTIFTAYAKALLCEPPESVSISFVNHTGMMFENQQYTLQCSVQNVAPVQSLTVTFYRGNTALGHLQSNSEQKKPVNETFTLNITPSREGDGAQYWCEAKLELGPAGSQRPPVVTSEKLPAIVHYGPELKEPPNPDVITITEGDTLHLNCSSVGNPSPSYTWTLPTNSPSYSGSVLTIKSVGFEHEGQYICTVSNTVGTVTKEFNIDVQVNSIPYIIAGTILGALVLVGLSVGCYCKHN, from the exons ATGGCCCGATTCTCCCCTTTAATGTTTGAAATAGGCCCGAAAACCATTTTCACCGCTTACGCAAAAGCTCTTCTCTGTG AGCCTCCAGAAAGTGTCTCCATCAGCTTTGTAAACCACACTGGGATGATGTTTGAGAATCAGCAGTACACCCTGCAGTGTAGCGTACAGAACGTAGCTCCTGTTCAGAGCCTCACTGTGACCttctacagaggaaacacagcactggGTCACCTACAGTCCAACAGTGAACAGAAGAAACCAGTGAATGAGACCTTTACTCTGAACATCACTCCCAGTAGAGAAGGTGATGGAGCCCAGTACTGGTGTGAAGCCAAGCTGGAGCTGGGACCAGCTGGATCACAGCGCCCTCCAGTGGTGACATCAGAAAAACTCCCTGCTATAGTTCACT ATGGGCCTGAGCTAAAGGAGCCACCAAATCCAGATGTGATCACAATCACAGAAGGAGACACTCTACACCTGAACTGCTCCTCTGTGGGAAACCCCAGCCCCTCATACACCTGGACACTTCCAACAAATAGTCCTTCCTACAGTGGCAGCGTTCTCACTATTAAATCTGTCGGCTTTGAGCATGAAGGACAGTATATCtgcactgtgagcaacacagtAGGGACTGTCACCAAGGAGTTTAACATTGATGTACAAG TCAACTCCATCCCATATATAATAGCTGGGACAATACTGGGAGCTCTGGTCCTTGTCGGACTGTCAGTGGGATGCTACTGCAAACACAACTGA